Proteins from one Sordaria macrospora chromosome 1, complete sequence genomic window:
- a CDS encoding carboxylesterase-mitochondrial 37S ribosomal protein YmS2, whose translation MTEASTAHAMSELQKKWAKARLGSQALGQPPAEIPTATTMPVPEFNEADEDREVAGPSPGGFPFDDDSSSASSVSSTGTVIPSPGRALFARPQGFASRSMDPIPWTTYFERELFLKEEATSDGQSNDKSQKVTHHAYLTSPVGKGPLFVAHHGAGSSGLSFAVLSAEIRKRLPNAGILSLDARGHGSTTITTTTPSPEGGETAKDQASPPPPPPPPPLDLSLSTLATDLFTVIQLTKTTMHWPELPPIILVGHSLGGAVVTELAKSYRLGPSLLGYAVLDVVEGSAMDALQSMQTYLSTRPTGFATLKDGIEWHVRSRTIRNSTSARTSVPGLLAPLEELQRQQLHQPRGVAGTEGTAKPWRWKTDLAATQPFWEEWFKGLSKKFLEAKGGKMLLLAGTDRLDTELTIGQMQGKYALQVFPEAGHFIHEDLPEKTAIALVDFHRRNDRSQLVLPPKVSDLLAQGKRV comes from the exons ATGACGGAAGCCTCTACAGCTCACGCCATGAGTGAGCTTCAAAAGAAGTGGGCAAAGGCGAGGCTCGGTAGCCAGGCGTTAGGACAGCCACCAGCAGAGATACCGACAGCAACGACGATGCCAGTGCCCGAGTTCAATGAGGCGGACGAAGACAGAGAAGTGGCGGGCCCCAGTCCAGGCGGATTTCCCTTTGACGACGACTCCTCATCAGCGTCTTCTGTGTCATCGACAGGAACCGTGATCCCTTCTCCTGGAAGGGCTCTATTTGCACGGCCGCAAGG GTTTGCAAGTCGGTCCATGGACCCAATCCCTTGGACAACTTACTTTGAACGAGAACTCTTTCTTAAGGAAGAAGCTACATCCGACGGTCAAAGTAACGACAAATCACAGAAAGTTACCCATCACGCTTACCTCACCTCCCCAGTTGGCAAAGGTCCCCTCTTCGTCGCCCACCATGGCGCCGGTTCCTCCGGCCTCTCCTTCGCTGTTCTCAGCGCCGAGATTCGTAAACGTCTACCCAACGCCGGCATCCTCTCACTCGACGCACGCGGTCATggctcaacaacaatcaccaccaccaccccttccccagaaggaggagaaactGCAAAGGATcaagcatcaccaccaccaccaccaccaccaccaccactagACCTCAGCCTTTCCACCCTCGCTACTGACCTCTTCACCGTCATCCAGCTCACAAAGACCACCATGCACTGGCCCGAACTCCCGCCCATAATTCTCGTGGGGCACTccctcggcggcgccgtCGTCACCGAGCTCGCCAAATCCTACCGTCTCGGCCCCTCGCTCCTCGGCTACGCCGTGCTAGACGTAGTCGAAGGCAGCGCCATGGACGCCCTCCAAAGCATGCAAACCTACCTCTCCACGCGTCCCACCGGGTTCGCGACCCTAAAAGACGGAATCGAGTGGCACGTGCGATCACGGACGATTCGGAACTCGACGTCAGCCAGAACAAGCGTGCCCGGACTTTTGGCACCCCTGGAAGAGTTGCAGAGGCAGCAGCTGCATCAGCCGAGAGGGGTGGCGGGGACGGAGGGGACGGCGAAGCCGTGGCGGTGGAAGACGGATCTGGCGGCCACGCAGCCGTTTTGGGAGGAGTGGTTTAAGGGGCTGAGCAAGAAGTTTTTGGAGGCGAAGGGGGGCAAGATGTTGTTGCTTGCGGGGACGGATCGGTTGGATACGGAGTTGACTATTGGGCAGATGCAAG GTAAATACGCTTTGCAAGTATTCCCCGAAGCAGGACACTTCATTCACGAAGACTTGCCGGAGAAGACGGCGATTGCGCTTGTGGACTTCCATAGGCGCAATGATAGGAGTCAGCTGGTGCTCCCACCCAAGGTATCGGATCTGTTAGCTCAGGGAAAGAGAGTATAG